The Paenibacillus sp. RC334 nucleotide sequence AGAGAAAGCCCTGTCGCTCATTCCGGGTCAACACAAGGTCAATCTGCACGCGATCTATGCGGATACCACAGAACAAGTGGATCTGGATCAATTGGAGCCGCACCATTTTCAGAACTGGGTAGACTGGGCCAAACAGCAGGGATTGGGGCTTGATTTTAACCCCACCTTGTTCTCCCATCCCAAAGCGGAAGACGGCTTCACGCTGAGCCACAAGGACCCTGAAATTCGCAATTTCTGGATCACACACTGTAAAAAATCACGTAGGATTGCGGAGTATTTTGGAAAAGAGCTCGGTCAGCCATGTGTTACCAACCACTGGATGCCGGATGGTTACAAGGATACCCCGATTGACCGCTTGGCTCCAAGAAAACGCCTTAGAGATTCTCTGGACGAGATTTTCAGTGAAAAAATCAGTGAAGAATACAACATAGACGCGGTTGAAAGCAAGCTGTTCGGCATCGGTTCGGAAAGCTATGTCGTTGGCTCGCATGAATTCTATATGGGTTATGCGCTGACGCGGGGTAAATCCATTTGTCTCGATTCCGGTCACTTCCATCCGACTGAAGTCATTTCAAATAAACTGTCTTCCGTGCTGATGTTCACCGATCAATTATTGCTCCATGTCAGCAGACCCGTTCGTTGGGACAGCGATCATGTGGTGACCATGGACGACGAATTACTCGACATTGCCCGTGAGCTGGTTCGCGGAGAATTGCTTTCCCGAACCCATATCGGCCTAGATTTCTTTGACGGCAGCATCAATCATGTGGCTGCATGGGTCATCGGAACACGCAACACGATCAAAGCGCTGCTTCGCGCTATGCTGGAACCGATTGAAGCATTGAAGCAGGCGGAAGAGGAACGGGACTTCACCACTCGTCTTGCCCTTGTCGAAGAATTCAAATCATATCCGTTCGGGGCCGTATGGGATTACTATTGCGCTCAAAACGGTGTCCCCGTTCGTGAAGAATGGCTGGCCGAAGCAAAAAACTATGAACAACAGGTACTGTTAAAACGGTAATTACCGCATGTATAAGCTTGTATGTTTAAATCATCCAAAGGGAGAGATCATCCATGACTACTGTACTGGAGAATCATAAAGAACGGAAATCGGAGCTGGATATTCCATTCGTCCGCGAGATGGCGGAAATTACGCAAAACATGTGGAAATTCGGCTGGGATGAGCGTAACGGAGGGAATGTCAGTTATATTCTGGATGAAGCAGAGGTATCCAAATATCTTGATATCCATCATGTTATTCGTACGATCAAACCTGCTTTTCCTGTGAATGAGTTGGCAGGCAAATATTTTATCGTCACCGGATCAGGCAAGTATTTTAAAAACGTAATCTCCGATCCAGAAGCCAATTTAGGTGTCCTCCGTGTCTCGCAGGATGGCGAGCAATTGGAAGTCTTGTGGGGCCTCAAGCATGACGCGGTACCTACCAGCGAATTGCCGTCTCATTTTATGAGCCACATTGAGCGCTTGAAGGTCGATCCTAACCATCGTGTTGTAATCCATAATCATGCCACCCATGTCATTGCCATGACCTTCATTCATAGTCTGGACGAAAACCAGTTTACCAAAACACTGTGGGAAATGTGTACCGAATGTATTGTCGTCTTCCCAGACGGTATCGGCGTAATCCCTTGGATGGTACCGGGCTCCAGCGAAATCGGCCGCGAAACGGCCAAAAAAATGAAGGATCATCACGCCGTATTATGGCCTCATCACGGTATTTTCGGAACAGGCAGCTCCATTGATGAAGCGTTTGGCCTGATTGAAACGATTGAAAAAGCGGCGCAAATTTATATGCTCATTGCTAAGCATGATATCCAGCAGCGGATTACGGATCAGGAATTGGCGGATCTGGCCAAAGCCTTTAACGTTATTCCAAAAGAAGGAATCCTCAACGTATAAACATAGGCTAACCTCATAGCTCACAACTTAAAAAGCTCCACGGCTTGTCTCAAACCAGCCATGGAGCTTTTGTTATGCATATCGGGATATTACACTTTATGCTTCTCTCTATATTCATTCGGAGTTACGCCGAAATAGTCTTTAAATTTTCGGTAAAAAAAGCTCAAATTATCATAGCCGATATCGGCCGCAATATGATAGACAGGTGTATCCGTATTGGAAAGAAGGAGCGAGGAACGCGTCATTCGGTGGATCAAAATCAATTGTTTAAACGATCGTCCGGTCGATTTTTTAAGTAGCGCACTCAGGTAGTTCGGATGGAAATTAAAGTGCTCTGCTGTAGAAGCAAGCGTACACGTTTGGAAGTTCTCTTCCAGGTAGTGAAGAATCTCAATGACGGATGGATGGGAAGACGATTTGGCATGCTTCTGGTTCGTATCAAATTGGAATACGCGCAATAGTTCAGAAAAGATCAAGACCATATAACAGTCGATCATCTCTTCAGAACACAGGGATTGATCATAATATTCACACAGAAGCTCCCGCATAAACAAGCCGAGCTTTCTGCTGTTTTCGGAATGAAAAATAATGTATCTGTTGTGCGTCTGATTATCCGAAATTGCATTCACCAGAAAGTCCGTAATCATGCTGCGACTGGACAAGCGACTTAGAAAAGAAGTTGAGAAATATTCTCTGCTCATTGAAATGTTCACAATAATATCATTCTCGCCTGTCGCCAAAATCGCATGTGGCGCTCCGGTATCTACAATACAAATTTGGCCCTCGGTTAATGTCACCGTCTGATTGTTGATGATCTGTGTACACTGCCCCGAATAGACATAATTCATTTCAATATCATTGTGGATATGCATAGGAACCTCAGCAAATCGACTGTGCTTTGTAATCTTGATTTTGCCGCCCTCCAAATAAAACACAAACACTTTTTGGCCGTTATATTCAATCTGTTTAATGCTGTTATATTTCTCGGACAGATACGGATGTTCTCGATAGGCTTCCTCACTTGCCGTCAATTTACGCAGCTTGCGATCCAATTCATCATGTTCCATTAACCCCATCACCCCTCCTATTATTATAACCTTAAGTTTGGACAGTCAACAACTTGTGTTTCGGTATTAATATCCCTAAATAAAAGCGTTATCATGTGAGTATAGAAAGAGAAGTTATCATTTATATCTAAAATATTACAATACACATAAAAGTACACTATTAAGAATATTTTCTTCGGCAAAAAAGTAGTATTCCATAAAAAAAATTATAAATATTCCGGGAGGATATCCATGAAAAAAATAGAAGACGTGCTCGCCGGTCGGCAAGACAACTATATACTCCCTTTCTTTTGGCAGCATGGTGAAGATGAAAGTACGCTGAGAGATTATATGGAAAAAATGCAAAGTACGGGCATTCAAGCCGTATGTGTCGAGTCACGGCCGCATCCTGACTTTGTCGGGGACAAATGGTGGCGAGATATGGACATTATTTTAGATGAAGCCCGGAAACGGAGCATGAAGGTGTGGATTTTGGATGATTCCCATTTCCCAACCGGATATGCCGTCGGGAAAATCAAAAGTGATTTTCCACATCTGCAAAAAAGCTTCCTGAAAACACATCAACAGGATTTTGCAGGTCCACTGAAGCACGCCAGTTTTCTGGTTAAATGGGCGGCCCCGCACCCGGGAGACCGGATTATCGGTGTCATTGCTGCCAAGAAACAGAACATGGATGAGGTTGACACTGATACTTTGATTGATATTAGCCAGTATTTGCATGATGGCAAGGTGTACTGGGATTTGCCGGAGGGAGAATGGCGAATCTTTACACTGGTGCAGACTTTTTACGGTGGAGAAAAGGAAACGGAAGGCTACCTGAATCCGATTGTACCGGAAGCGACGCAGGTCCTGATTGATACGGTATACGAAGCGCACTGGCAGCATTATGAGGCGGACTTTGGTTCCACTATTGCAGGCTTTTTCTCCGATGAACCCCGTTTTGGGAATATGCATGGCGCGTTCGGTTCCATCGGGAGATTCGATATGGTGCTGCCGTGGCGCGACGATATGCTTGATCTGCTGAAGCCGCTGCTATCTGGAGAGGTTCTGCGTTTGCTGCCTTTGCTGTCCGTAGATGGGGGAGCGCAGGCGCACAACGTCCGTTATGCCTACATGAATCTGGTCAGCCAACTGTATGCCGATCACTTTACCGGCAAGCTTGGCGGATGGTGCCGTTCGCATGGGGTCGAATACATCGGTCATTTGATCGAGGACAACAATGCTCATGCGCGACTTGGCTACGGAACAGGGCATTTTTACCGGGGATTGTGGGAACAGGATATGTCCGGTATTGATGTGGTGCTGCATCAAATTATGCCGGGCATGGATCGTGGAACCTTCAAATCCTTTACCTCAAAGGGCTGGGATGGAGAATTTTTTCATTATGGATTGGCGAAAATGGGGGCTTCTCTGGGGCATATAGATCCCAAAAAGAAAGGCCGTACGATGTGCGAAGTATATGGTGCTTATGGCTGGGGAGAAGGACTCAAGCTGATGAAATGGATCACGGACCATATGCTGGTTCGGGGAGTGAACTATTTTGTTCCGCACGCCTTTTCGCCCAAACCGTTCCCTGACCCGGATTGCCCCCCACATTTCTATGCAGACGGGAAAGATCCGCAGTTCAGATACATGCACATTCTGATGCAGTATATGAACCGCATGAGTCACTTGCTGACGGATGGCATCCATATCGCTCAGGCAGCAATCCTGTATCATGCAGAAGCAGAATGGTCAGGGGATTATATGCTGTTCCAAAAGCCGGCACGAGAGCTGACTCAGCATCAAAT carries:
- the rhaA gene encoding L-rhamnose isomerase; protein product: MNQAIEASYNEAKKLYARHGIQVDDVLRKLSEIKISLHCWQGDDVQGFLFKDKQLSGGIAVTGSYPGRAGTPDELRQDLEKALSLIPGQHKVNLHAIYADTTEQVDLDQLEPHHFQNWVDWAKQQGLGLDFNPTLFSHPKAEDGFTLSHKDPEIRNFWITHCKKSRRIAEYFGKELGQPCVTNHWMPDGYKDTPIDRLAPRKRLRDSLDEIFSEKISEEYNIDAVESKLFGIGSESYVVGSHEFYMGYALTRGKSICLDSGHFHPTEVISNKLSSVLMFTDQLLLHVSRPVRWDSDHVVTMDDELLDIARELVRGELLSRTHIGLDFFDGSINHVAAWVIGTRNTIKALLRAMLEPIEALKQAEEERDFTTRLALVEEFKSYPFGAVWDYYCAQNGVPVREEWLAEAKNYEQQVLLKR
- a CDS encoding AraC family transcriptional regulator — protein: MEHDELDRKLRKLTASEEAYREHPYLSEKYNSIKQIEYNGQKVFVFYLEGGKIKITKHSRFAEVPMHIHNDIEMNYVYSGQCTQIINNQTVTLTEGQICIVDTGAPHAILATGENDIIVNISMSREYFSTSFLSRLSSRSMITDFLVNAISDNQTHNRYIIFHSENSRKLGLFMRELLCEYYDQSLCSEEMIDCYMVLIFSELLRVFQFDTNQKHAKSSSHPSVIEILHYLEENFQTCTLASTAEHFNFHPNYLSALLKKSTGRSFKQLILIHRMTRSSLLLSNTDTPVYHIAADIGYDNLSFFYRKFKDYFGVTPNEYREKHKV
- the rhaD gene encoding rhamnulose-1-phosphate aldolase, which translates into the protein MTTVLENHKERKSELDIPFVREMAEITQNMWKFGWDERNGGNVSYILDEAEVSKYLDIHHVIRTIKPAFPVNELAGKYFIVTGSGKYFKNVISDPEANLGVLRVSQDGEQLEVLWGLKHDAVPTSELPSHFMSHIERLKVDPNHRVVIHNHATHVIAMTFIHSLDENQFTKTLWEMCTECIVVFPDGIGVIPWMVPGSSEIGRETAKKMKDHHAVLWPHHGIFGTGSSIDEAFGLIETIEKAAQIYMLIAKHDIQQRITDQELADLAKAFNVIPKEGILNV
- a CDS encoding glycosyl hydrolase, translated to MKKIEDVLAGRQDNYILPFFWQHGEDESTLRDYMEKMQSTGIQAVCVESRPHPDFVGDKWWRDMDIILDEARKRSMKVWILDDSHFPTGYAVGKIKSDFPHLQKSFLKTHQQDFAGPLKHASFLVKWAAPHPGDRIIGVIAAKKQNMDEVDTDTLIDISQYLHDGKVYWDLPEGEWRIFTLVQTFYGGEKETEGYLNPIVPEATQVLIDTVYEAHWQHYEADFGSTIAGFFSDEPRFGNMHGAFGSIGRFDMVLPWRDDMLDLLKPLLSGEVLRLLPLLSVDGGAQAHNVRYAYMNLVSQLYADHFTGKLGGWCRSHGVEYIGHLIEDNNAHARLGYGTGHFYRGLWEQDMSGIDVVLHQIMPGMDRGTFKSFTSKGWDGEFFHYGLAKMGASLGHIDPKKKGRTMCEVYGAYGWGEGLKLMKWITDHMLVRGVNYFVPHAFSPKPFPDPDCPPHFYADGKDPQFRYMHILMQYMNRMSHLLTDGIHIAQAAILYHAEAEWSGDYMLFQKPARELTQHQIEFDIVPADTLVDAIVTDGQLVVNSECFACVVIPYAEALPYSLLTALGDGLDQGLRVFFVGGFPERFSEGSGAETVLDKIRQHKNSRLVSLETIAEKLRDEGIYEINVSDHQPYLRYYHYQQADGDVFMFFNEHPYESMTSSIDIPLSGNVYEYDALTNQLVQLDSGVHPAGTTLSLTLSAYESKVFIFNSRLDEKLVSMSTPKTNLSDATTTIIEGKWKVSLASAEQYPHFGEQIELKELVNLATPDLYPEFVGTMRYQIDFEVTAMPKQARLALGQAYEVAEVWINGHSVGSRICPPYDFDVTKALVPGINTLVIEVTNTLVKEQADFLSQYLLQEPTGLIGPVQLTMQP